The following coding sequences lie in one Oryza brachyantha chromosome 10, ObraRS2, whole genome shotgun sequence genomic window:
- the LOC102722056 gene encoding cytochrome P450 704C1-like has translation MDGDSLYSPALAVAGALVAAAICSYLAVSRRGRRRQEPPVLGTVFHQLYHIRRLHDYYTELCRGHRTFRLLAAPGRRLIYTCDPAVVEHILRGNFPNYGKGPLNSEILRDLFGDGIFAVDGDKWRQQRKIASYDFSTRALRDFSGDVFKRNAAKLAGVVSGHAASNQSMDIKALLTRATMNSIFNIAFGKELNTLDGSGEGSRFAKAFDDAGEYTLLRYLNPFWKVARLLDVGTEAALKERIKVVDEFVYKLIRDKSDELSRTKAHDPGSRDDLLSRFIQAAINDSGTVDYKYLRDIILNIVVAGKDSTAGSLAWFLYMACKHPEVQEKIFNEVMDATTTSAGDTAASVDEFLQGLTDQALNRMHYLHAALTETLRLYPSVPLENKQCFSDDLLPNGFSIRKGDAVFYMPYAMGRMEFLWGNDAEDYRPERWLDENGVFQQESSFKFTAFQAGPRICLGKDFAYRQMKIFAAVMIRFFVFKLRDESDTVSYRTAITLAIDQGLHMMTTTR, from the exons ATGGACGGGGACTCTCTCTACTCGCCGGCAttggccgtcgccggcgccctcgtcgcggcggcgatcTGCTCGTACCTGGCGGTctcccgccgcggccgccgccggcaggaGCCGCCGGTGCTCGGCACGGTGTTCCACCAGCTGTACCACATCCGGCGGCTGCACGACTACTACACGGAGCTGTGCCGCGGGCACAGGACGTTCCGGCTGCTGGCGGCGCCCGGCCGCCGGCTGATCTACACGTGCGacccggccgtcgtcgagcACATCCTCCGGGGCAACTTCCCCAACTACGGCAAG GGCCCGTTGAACTCCGAGATCCTGAGGGACCTGTTCGGCGATGGCATcttcgccgtcgacggcgacaaGTGGAGGCAGCAGAGGAAGATCGCCAGCTACGACTTCTCCACGAGGGCCCTCCGCGACTTCAGCGGCGACGTCTTCAAGAGGAACGCCGCCAAGCTCGCCGGCGTTGTCTCCGGCCACGCCGCGTCGAACCAATCCATGGACATCAAG GCGTTGTTGACGAGAGCAACGATGAACTCCATCTTCAACATCGCCTTCGGGAAGGAGCTCAACACGCTGGATGGCTCGGGCGAGGGGAGCCGCTTCGCCAAGGCGttcgacgacgccggcgagtaCACCCTGCTCCGCTACCTCAACCCGTTCTGGAAGGTGGCGAGGCTGCTCGACGTCGGCACCGAGGCGGCGCTCAAGGAGAGGATCAAGGTCGTCGACGAGTTTGTGTACAAGCTCATCCGTGACAAGTCCGACGAGCTCTCCAGAACCAAGGCACACGACCCT GGTTCCAGGGATGACCTACTGTCAAGATTCATCCAGGCAGCAATCAACGATTCTGGGACAGTTGATTACAAGTACCTAAGAGACATCATACTGAACATAGTCGTTGCCGGCAAGGACTCCACAGCGGGGTCGCTTGCTTGGTTCCTGTACATGGCGTGCAAGCATCCGGAAGTCCAGGAGAAAATCTTTAATGAAGTCATGgatgccaccaccaccagcgccGGCGACACGGCTGCCTCCGTCGACGAGTTCCTGCAGGGCCTGACCGACCAAGCACTGAACAGGATGCATTACCTGCACGCTGCACTGACGGAGACGCTCCGGCTGTACCCTTCAGTTCCGCTG GAAAACAAGCAGTGTTTTTCAGACGACCTGTTGCCCAATGGATTTAGCATCAGAAAGGGGGACGCCGTGTTCTACATGCCCTACGCCATGGGCCGGATGGAGTTCTTGTGGGGTAATGACGCTGAAGATTACCGGCCTGAACGGTGGCTCGATGAGAACGGTGTCTTTCAGCAGGAAAGCTCATTCAAGTTTACAGCTTTCCAG GCCGGCCCAAGAATCTGCCTCGGGAAGGATTTTGCATACAGGCAGATGAAGATCTTTGCAGCCGTGATGATCCGTTTCTTTGTGTTCAAACTACGCGACGAGAGTGACACTGTCAGTTACAGGACGGCGATTACGCTCGCCATTGATCAGGGCCTCCATATGATGACTACCACGAGATGA
- the LOC102722338 gene encoding uncharacterized protein LOC102722338, which translates to MAGGGGGDELKLLGMWASPFALRVRIALSLKGLSYEYVEEDLKSKSELLLSSNPVHKLVPVLIHDGKPVCESRIIVEYIDEAFSGDGESLLPADPHDRAVARFWASYIDEKMFTAWMPIFAAKTEEEKAEATNRTFEVAETLERALRECSRGKPFFGGDAVGYLDVVLGGFAAWVYAIEELFGLKQFDAARTPLLVAWLQRFVELDAVKEVMPDSGSLVELHKARQAQAAAAADDDDDEFVGVRHDVHHGRVRAEAIRPGSQVRDLGVVEELDAGDLLHRPDPSEVRTQGNVQVADAVAAEVVLPLAAPVCPETLDGAAVGVAREYGRGAIGGCPGLVDVLHDDERLGDGLAVVEQNGDLLVHRVVPEQQLALLPYRLLQHLVLHPLQVQRHQDTHFNSSLLTTQRPTKAEVKLIQSSRDLQSFRQRRQAMAGGGGDELKLLGMWASPYVLRAKLALSFKGLSYEYVEEDFKNKSELLLSSNPVHKKVPVLIHNGKPVCESRVIVQYLDEAFPGAGVSLLPADPHERAVARFWAAFTDDTLAKASQEASSGKTEEEKAEGERKAVDALEKMERGLRECSKGKPFFGGDTVGYVDVVLGGFLAWVLAGDAMKGVKRFDPATTPLLAAWAERFVELDAAKAVMPDVDRLIEFAKVMQARAAAADTTN; encoded by the exons atggccggaggaggaggaggagatgagcTGAAGCTGCTGGGCATGTGGGCGAGCCCGTTCGCGCTGCGAGTGAGGATCGCGCTCAGTCTCAAGGGCCTGAGCTACGAGTACGTCGAGGAGGATCTCAAGAGCAAGAGCGAGCTGCTGCTCAGCTCCAACCCGGTGCACAAGCTGGTGCCCGTGCTCATCCACGACGGCAAGCCCGTCTGCGAGTCGCGGATCATCGTGGAGTACATCGACGAGGCcttctccggcgacggcgaatccctcctccccgccgaccCCCacgaccgcgccgtcgctcgcttctGGGCCTCCTACATCGACGAAAAG ATGTTCACTGCGTGGATGCCGATATTCGCGGCCaagacggaggaggagaaggcggaggcgacgaacCGGACGTTCGAGGTGGCGGAGACGCTGGAGCGAGCTCTGCGGGAGTGCTCCAGGGGGAAGCCCTTcttcggcggcgacgccgtcggctACCTCGACGTCGTGCTCGGAGGCTTCGCCGCGTGGGTGTACGCGATCGAGGAGCTGTTCGGCCTGAAGCAGTTCGACGCCGCCAGGACGCCGCTCCTGGTGGCGTGGCTGCAGCGCTTCGTCGAGCTCGACGCCGTTAAGGAGGTGATGCCCGACAGCGGAAGCTTGGTCGAGCTCCACAAGGCGAGGCAGGCACAggcggcagccgccgccgacgacgacgacgacgag TTTGTCGGCGTCAGGCATGACGTCCACCACGGCCGGGTGCGCGCAGAAGCGATCCGCCCAGGCAGCCAGGTTCGGGACCTTGGCGTCGTCGAGGAGCTGGACGCCGGCGATCTTCTCCACCGCCCTGACCCATCCGAGGTGCGAACCCAGGGCAATGTCCAGGTAGCCGATGCTGTCGCCGCCGAAGTAGTGCTTCCCTTGGCTGCACCTG TGTGCCCAGAAACgctcgacggcgcggcggtaGGGGTCGCGAGGGAGTATGGCCGGGGCGCCATTGGAGGATGCCCAGGCCTCGTCGATGTACTCCACGATGACGAGAGACTCGGCGATGGGCTTGCCGTGGTGGAGCAGAACGGGGATCTTCTTGTGCACCGGGTTGTACCTGAGCAGCAGCTCGCTCTTCTTCCCTACCGTCTCCTGCAACACCTCGTGCTCCACCCCCTTCAGGTTCAGCGCCACCAGGACACG CACTTCAACTCTTCCCTTCTCACAACACAACGACCAACCAAAGCAGAGGTCAAGCTAATACAGAGTAGTCGAGAccttcagagtttcagacagAGGAGGCAAGCCAtggcaggcggcggaggagacgaGCTGAAGCTGCTGGGCATGTGGGCGAGCCCGTACGTGCTGCGAGCGAAGCTCGCGCTCAGCTTCAAGGGCCTGAGCTACGAGTACGTCGAGGAGGACTTCAAGAACAAGAGCGAGCTCCTCCTCAGCTCCAACCCGGTGCACAAGAAGGTGCCCGTGCTGATCCACAACGGCAAGCCCGTCTGCGAGTCGCGGGTCATCGTGCAGTACCTCGACGAGGCgttccccggcgccggcgtctccctcctccccgccgaccCCCACGaacgcgccgtcgctcgcttctGGGCCGCCTTCACCGATGACACG CTCGCGAAGGCGTCGCAGGAAGCGTCGTCGGGGaagacggaggaggagaaggcggaaggggagaggaaggCGGTGGACGCGCTGGAGAAGATGGAGCGCGGCCTGAGGGAGTGCTCCAAGGGGAAGCCCTTCTTCGGCGGCGACACCGTCGGGTACGTGGACGTCGTGCTCGGCGGCTTCCTTGCGTGggtgctcgccggcgacgcgatGAAGGGCGTCAAGAGGTTCGACCCGGCCACCACCCCGCTGCTGGCGGCGTGGGCGGAGCGGTTCGTCGAGCTGGACGCCGCCAAGGCCGTCATGCCGGACGTGGACAGGCTGATCGAGTTCGCCAAGGTGATGCAGGctcgcgccgcggccgccgacaCCACCAACTGA
- the LOC102708928 gene encoding glutathione S-transferase U17-like, producing MSSSSMSANISGEPPAVRVLGSWASPFVHRVLVALNLKGVEHEVLQETVGKKSELLLRYNPVHKKIPVLLHHGKPIAESLVIVEYIDEAWASSNGAPAILPRDPYRRAVERFWAHYVDDKFPQGIRVLRGSEAGGDKNKAAEEMSAALQHLEEAFARCSQGKHYFGGDSIGYLDIALGSHLGWVRAVEKIAGVQLLDDAKVPNLAAWADRFCAHPAVVDVMPDADKLVQFTVEHAALLKAVNAPK from the exons atgtcgtcgtcgtcgatgtcGGCTAACATTTCCGGCGAGCCGCCGGCGGTGCGCGTGCTGGGAAGTTGGGCAAGCCCGTTCGTTCACCGTGTCCTGGTGGCGCTGAACCTGAAGGGGGTGGAGCACGAGGTGTTGCAGGAGACGGTAGGGAAGAAGAGCGAGCTGCTGCTCAGGTACAACCCGGTGCACAAGAAGATCCCCGTTCTGCTCCACCACGGCAAGCCCATCGCCGAGTCTCTCGTCATCGTGGAGTACATCGACGAGGCCTGGGCATCCTCCAATGGCGCCCCGGCCATACTCCCTCGCGACCCCtaccgccgcgccgtcgagcGTTTCTGGGCACACTACGTCGATGACAAG TTTCCTCAGGGGATTCGGGTGTTGAGAGGAAGCGAGGCCGGCGGAGACAAGAACAAAGCGGCGGAAGAAATGTCCGCCGCTCTGCAGCATCTGGAGGAGGCGTTTGCCAGGTGCAGCCAAGGGAAGCACTACTTCGGCGGCGACAGCATCGGCTACCTGGACATTGCCCTGGGTTCGCACCTCGGATGGGTCAGGGCGGTGGAGAAGATCGCCGGCGTCCAGCTCCTCGACGACGCCAAGGTCCCGAACCTGGCTGCCTGGGCGGATCGCTTCTGCGCGCACCCGGCCGTGGTGGACGTCATGCCTGACGCCGACAAACTGGTCCAGTTCACCGTTGAGCATGCCGCTTTGTTGAAGGCAGTGAATGCTCCCAAGTGA
- the LOC102709206 gene encoding uncharacterized protein LOC102709206, which translates to MAGGDELKLLGTWPSPFVARVEIALRLKGLSYEYVEQDLTNKSELLLSSNPVHKKVPVLIHNGKAISESPVILQYVDEAFGGASLLSADPYERAVARFWAAYIDDELITAWVPTILCKTEEEKAEAIKKTLAAMERLEGALKDSSKGKPFFGGETVGLVDVVLGGLNSWMKATEELIGVKIFDPAKTPLLAAWVEHFDELDAVRDVSPDVDGVIKYAKMRQLEAAAGASENCITDDASGRLRSQFPMSSTIYIPYAAPPFSDQAPNYVRSKTHDRSESSSSPSIPAPPPPPPPPPHSVSHSPSRARPPRSKEMAGGDELVLLGTWPSPFVTRVELALGLKGLSYEYVSQDLRNKSELLLSANPVHKKIPVLIHNGRPVCESSVIVQYIEEAFPGDGAALLPADPHDRAVARFWAAYVDDKFVTAWVPTFRGKTEEEKAEGMKQLMAAVETLEGALNDISKGKPFFGGDTVDVVDVALGGMISWVKATEVLAGSKIFDAEKTPLLAAWVERFAELDAAKKVLPDVDGVVEFAKKRIAEAAAAASAN; encoded by the exons ATGGCCGGAGGAGACGAGCTGAAGCTGCTGGGCACATGGCCAAGTCCGTTCGTCGCCAGAGTGGAGATCGCGCTCCGGCTCAAGGGCCTGAGCTACGAGTACGTCGAGCAGGATCTCACCAACAAGAGCGAGCTGCTGCTCAGCTCCAACCCGGTGCACAAGAAGGTCCCCGTGCTCATCCACAACGGCAAGGCCATCTCCGAGTCGCCGGTCATCTTGCAGTACGTTGACGAGGCCTTCGGCGGCGCCTCCCTGCTCTCCGCCGACCCCTAcgagcgcgccgtcgctcgcttctGGGCCGCCTACATCGACGACGAG CTCATCACGGCATGGGTGCCGACAATCTTGTGCAAGACAGAGGAGGAGAAAGCGGAGGCGATAAAGAAGACGCTTGCAGCCATGGAGAGACTCGAAGGAGCCCTGAAGGATAGCTCCAAGGGGAAACCCTTCTTTGGCGGCGAGACCGTCGGGCTCGTCGATGTCGTGTTGGGTGGCCTAAACTCATGGATGAAAGCGACTGAGGAGCTCATCGGCGTCAAGATCTTCGACCCCGCCAAGACCCCGCTCCTGGCTGCGTGGGTGGAGCACTTTGACGAGCTCGACGCTGTCAGGGATGTGTCGCCGGATGTTGATGGGGTGATCAAGTATGCCAAGATGAGGCAGCTAGAGGCTGCAGCAGGAGCTTCGGAAAACT GCATCACGGATGATGCATCGGGGCGCCTCCGATCCCAATTTCCCATGTCGAGCACCATATATATACCGTACGCAGCGCCACCCTTCTCCGATCAAGCACCCAACTACGTACGCAGCAAAACACACGATCGATCCGAATCatcttcgtcgccgtcgatccctgccccccccccccccccccctccacCCCCCCACTCTGTTTCTCACTCTCCCtcgcgcgcccgcccgccgagGAGTAAGGAGATGGCCGGAGGAGACGAGCTAGTGCTGCTCGGCACGTGGCCGAGCCCATTCGTCACCAGGGTGGAGCTCGCCCTCGGCCTCAAGGGCCTGAGCTACGAGTACGTCAGCCAGGACCTCCGCAACAAGAGCGAGCTGCTGCTCAGCGCCAACCCGGTGCACAAGAAGATCCCCGTGCTCATCCACAACGGCAGGCCGGTCTGCGAGTCGTCGGTCATCGTGCAGTACATCGAGGAGGCCttccccggcgacggcgccgccctgCTCCCCGCCGACCCCCacgaccgcgccgtcgctcgcttctGGGCCGCCTACGTCGACGACAAG TTCGTCACGGCGTGGGTACCGACGTTCAGGGGCaagacggaggaggagaaggcggagGGGATGAAGCAACtgatggcggcggtggagacgcTGGAGGGAGCCCTGAACGATATCTCCAAGGGGAAGCCCTTCTTCGGCGGCGACAccgtcgacgtcgtcgacgtcgcgcTCGGCGGCATGATCTCGTGGGTGAAAGCGACTGAGGTGCTCGCCGGCTCCAAGATCTTCGACGCCGAGAAGACCCCGCTCTTGGCCGCGTGGGTGGAGCGCTTCGCCGAGCTCGACGCCGCCAAGAAGGTGCTGCCGGACGTCGACGGGGTGGTCGAGTTCGCCAAGAAAAGGATCGCTGAGGCTGCCGCTGCAGCTTCAGCAAACTAA
- the LOC102710054 gene encoding uncharacterized protein LOC102710054, translated as MDDAGCLEPPRDRVNHIPTTGTSNSTTQEASTPISIDRIGSEVKKMAGAGELKLLGMWASPYVSRAKLALHLKGVSYEYVEEDLGNKSELFLSSNPVHKTVPVLIHGGRPVCESSIIVQYIDEAFPGSGVLLLPADPYERAVARFWAAYIDDKLAAPWGKVYRVETEEERAEYMRQTHAAVDALEGGLEECSKGKAFFGGDGVGYVDVVLGGLVSWVRAGDRLSGGRLFDEAKTPRLAAWLERFGELDAAKAVLQDVDRVVEYSKQFLPKQHPAASWSTKMAGRNEQKLLGNWASAYVTRVKLALHLKGVTYDYVEEDLRNKSDLLLESNPVHKTVPVLIHNGRPICESQIIVQYIDEVFSGDGESLLPADPHERAVARFWAAYIEDKLVAPWEKVFRAKTEEERAVWMKQMFVAADALEGGLKECSKGKGCFFGGDSVGYVDVVLGGAVSFVHANDVITGAKLFDAARTPLLAAWLERFGELDAAKAVLQDVERAVEHTKMVQARNAVTGASSH; from the exons ATGGATGACGCTGGATGCCTTGAACCTCCACGTGACCGCGTCAACCACATCCCCACAACCGGAACATCTAACAGCACTACACAGGAAGCAAGTACGCccatatcgatcgatcggatcGGATCGGAGGTGAAGAAGATGGCCGGAGCAGGCGAGCTGAAGCTGCTCGGGATGTGGGCGAGCCCGTACGTCAGCAGGGCGAAGCTCGCGCTCCACCTCAAGGGCGTGAGCTACGAGTACGTCGAGGAGGATCTCGGCAACAAGAGCGAGCTCTTCCTCAGCTCCAACCCGGTGCACAAGACGGTGCCGGTGCTCATCCACGGCGGCAGACCCGTCTGCGAGTCGAGCATCATCGTGCAGTACATCGACGAGGCCTTCCCCGGCTCCGGCGTCTTGCTCCTCCCCGCCGACCCCTACGaacgcgccgtcgctcgcttctGGGCCGCCTACATCGACGACAAG CTGGCGGCGCCGTGGGGGAAAGTGTACAGGGtggagacggaggaggagagggccGAGTACATGAGGCAGACGCACGCGGCGGTGGACGCGCTGGAGGGAGGACTGGAGGAGTGCTCGAAAGGGAAGGCCTtcttcggcggcgacggcgtcgggtACGTCGACGTCGTGCTGGGTGGCCTCGTGTCGTGGGTGCGCGCCGGTGACAGGCTCTCCGGCGGCAGGCTCTTCGACGAGGCCAAGACGCCGCGGCTGGCGGCGTGGCTGGAGCGGTTCGGCGAGCTCGACGCCGCGAAGGCCGTCCTGCAGGACGTCGACAGGGTGGTCGAGTACTCGAAGCAGTTCCTGCCAAAA CAGCACCCCGCAGCTAGCTGGTCCACGAAAATGGCAGGACGAAACGAGCAGAAGCTGCTCGGGAACTGGGCGAGCGCCTACGTGACCAGAGTGAAGCTGGCACTCCACCTCAAGGGCGTCACCTACGATTACGTCGAGGAGGACCTCCGCAACAAGAGCGACCTCTTGCTGGAGTCCAACCCGGTGCACAAGACGGTGCCCGTGCTCATCCACAACGGCAGGCCCATCTGCGAGTCTCAGATCATCGTGCAGTACATCGATGAGGtcttctccggcgacggcgaatccctcctccccgccgatCCCCACGAGCGCGCCGTGGCCCGCTTCTGGGCCGCCTACATCGAGGACAAG CTAGTGGCGCCATGGGAGAAGGTGTTCAGGGCCaagacggaggaggagagggccGTGTGGATGAAGCAGATGTTCGTCGCGGCGGACGCTCTGGAGGGGGGACTGAAGGAGTGCTCCAAGGGGAAGGGctgcttcttcggcggcgaCAGCGTCGGGTACGTCGACGTCGTGCTGGGCGGTGCCGTCTCCTTCGTGCACGCCAACGACGTGATCACCGGCGCCAAGCTCTTCGACGCCGCCAGGACGCCGCTCCTGGCGGCGTGGTTGGAGCGGTTCGGCGAGCTCGACGCCGCCAAGGCGGTGCTGCAGGACGTCGAGAGGGCGGTGGAGCACACCAAGATGGTGCAGGCACGGAATGCAGTCACCGGGGCAAGTAGTCACTGA